From Pseudonocardia autotrophica, one genomic window encodes:
- a CDS encoding ABC transporter ATP-binding protein yields the protein MNPVLDVRDLRVEFPTAAGPLGVVDGVSFDVGPGETVALVGESGSGKSVSSLAVLGLLGSGRVAGGSVSFRGEEIAGAGPERLRRLRGAEIAMVFQNPMSALDPLFSIGDQVVEAIRVHRPVGRAQARERAVELLREVGLPDPERRMRSYPHELSGGQQQRVGVAMALACDPELLIADEPTTALDVTVEAQILALMRRLQREHGAALLLITHDMSVVARMADRVVVMYAGQVVERGTAAEVLSAPTHPYTRALIGSVPTVHTGRDELLTVIPGSVPNPAEVPEGCRFHPRCPQAEDRCRIEVPPVVRTGENRISRCWLAEEVERVPAQSGAPGSAER from the coding sequence GTGAACCCGGTGCTGGACGTGCGGGACCTGCGCGTCGAGTTCCCGACGGCGGCCGGTCCGCTCGGGGTGGTCGACGGCGTCTCGTTCGACGTCGGGCCGGGCGAGACGGTCGCGCTGGTCGGCGAGTCCGGCTCGGGCAAGAGCGTCAGCTCGCTGGCGGTGCTCGGGCTGCTCGGCAGCGGCCGGGTCGCGGGCGGATCGGTGTCGTTCCGCGGCGAGGAGATCGCCGGCGCCGGGCCGGAGCGGCTGCGCCGGCTGCGCGGCGCCGAGATCGCGATGGTTTTCCAGAACCCGATGAGCGCGCTGGACCCGCTGTTCAGCATCGGCGACCAGGTCGTCGAGGCGATCCGGGTGCACCGGCCGGTCGGCCGGGCGCAGGCCCGCGAGCGCGCCGTCGAACTGCTCCGCGAGGTGGGGCTGCCCGATCCGGAGCGTCGGATGCGCTCCTACCCGCACGAGCTGTCCGGCGGCCAGCAGCAGCGGGTCGGGGTGGCGATGGCGCTGGCCTGCGATCCGGAGCTGTTGATCGCCGACGAGCCGACGACCGCGCTGGACGTGACCGTCGAGGCGCAGATCCTGGCGCTGATGCGACGGCTGCAGCGCGAGCACGGCGCGGCACTGCTGCTCATCACGCACGACATGTCGGTGGTGGCCAGGATGGCCGACCGGGTGGTGGTGATGTACGCGGGCCAGGTCGTCGAGCGGGGCACCGCCGCCGAGGTGCTGTCCGCGCCCACCCACCCCTACACCCGGGCGCTGATCGGCTCCGTCCCGACCGTCCACACCGGACGTGATGAGCTGCTGACGGTGATCCCGGGAAGCGTGCCGAACCCGGCCGAGGTGCCGGAGGGCTGCCGGTTCCATCCGCGCTGCCCGCAGGCGGAGGACCGGTGCCGGATCGAGGTGCCCCCGGTGGTCCGGACGGGGGAGAACCGGATCAGCCGGTGCTGGCTGGCCGAGGAGGTCGAGCGGGTCCCGGCGCAGAGCGGGGCGCCGGGGTCCGCCGAGCGCTGA
- a CDS encoding SDR family NAD(P)-dependent oxidoreductase, with product MEISLAGKVALVTGAGPNIGGGIGLALARYGATVACNDIDPDAAAAAVERIERNGGRAIAVPGDVTDEDQVAGYVERVVGELGGIDILVNNAALLGGKGVLDESAEFFDRAVRVAGLGSFLNTRAVGRHMAERGTRGSIVMVSSSNGWSGSAGVIAYAFHKGGVNNFVRAAAMDLAPYGIRVNSFTPTAPTPDNPALTGPDGKSIMDRPRNGIGGGTGDESWRRPARWSGDRVPMVPMGTTGTPTDIGHCVAWMCSDQARLITGQDFVVDGGARAKNFAYIPAAAGDLAGPVPLVGLDVTGELDRETV from the coding sequence GTGGAGATCTCACTCGCCGGCAAGGTGGCCCTGGTCACCGGAGCCGGTCCGAACATCGGCGGCGGGATCGGCCTGGCGCTCGCGCGCTACGGCGCGACCGTGGCCTGCAACGACATCGACCCGGACGCGGCGGCCGCCGCCGTCGAGCGGATCGAGCGCAACGGCGGCCGGGCGATCGCGGTACCCGGTGACGTCACCGACGAGGACCAGGTGGCCGGCTACGTCGAACGGGTCGTCGGCGAGCTGGGCGGGATCGACATCCTGGTCAACAACGCGGCGCTGCTCGGCGGCAAGGGGGTGCTCGACGAGAGCGCCGAGTTCTTCGATCGCGCCGTGCGGGTCGCCGGACTGGGCAGCTTCCTCAACACCAGGGCGGTCGGACGGCACATGGCCGAGCGCGGCACCCGCGGCTCGATCGTGATGGTCTCGTCGTCGAACGGCTGGTCCGGCTCGGCCGGGGTGATCGCCTACGCGTTCCACAAGGGCGGGGTGAACAACTTCGTGCGGGCCGCGGCGATGGACCTGGCCCCCTACGGGATCCGGGTCAACTCCTTCACCCCGACCGCGCCGACCCCGGACAACCCGGCACTGACCGGGCCGGACGGGAAGTCGATCATGGATCGGCCGCGGAACGGGATCGGCGGGGGCACCGGCGACGAGTCGTGGCGGCGGCCAGCCCGCTGGAGCGGTGACCGGGTGCCGATGGTGCCGATGGGCACCACCGGCACGCCGACCGACATCGGGCACTGCGTGGCCTGGATGTGCTCGGACCAGGCCCGGCTGATCACCGGCCAGGACTTCGTCGTCGACGGCGGGGCCCGGGCGAAGAACTTCGCCTACATCCCGGCGGCGGCCGGCGACCTCGCCGGCCCGGTGCCGCTGGTCGGGCTGGACGTCACCGGCGAGCTCGACCGGGAGACGGTGTGA
- a CDS encoding 4-carboxy-4-hydroxy-2-oxoadipate aldolase/oxaloacetate decarboxylase yields the protein MSGHVIVRTRRGPDPGVLAELARHGVATVHEAHGRRGLLAPEIRPIQRGARIAGRAVTVLSHPGDNLMIHACIEQCGPGDVLVVATTSRSTDGMFGELFATQLQHRGVLGLISDAGVRDVAELTAMGFPAWSRAVHAQGTAKAVPGSVNVPVVVAGQRIDPGDAVIADDDGVLCVPRAEAATVAEAAGTRAANEEDKRRRFAEGLLGLDHYDLRPTLERLGVRYVDDPEGDRA from the coding sequence GTGAGCGGGCACGTGATCGTCCGGACCCGGCGCGGCCCGGATCCCGGCGTGCTCGCCGAACTGGCCCGCCACGGCGTCGCGACGGTGCACGAGGCGCACGGCCGGCGTGGCCTGCTCGCACCGGAGATCCGGCCGATCCAGCGCGGTGCGCGGATCGCGGGCCGCGCGGTCACCGTGCTGTCGCACCCCGGCGACAACCTGATGATCCACGCCTGCATCGAGCAGTGCGGGCCGGGTGACGTGCTCGTCGTCGCCACCACCTCACGCTCCACCGACGGGATGTTCGGCGAGCTGTTCGCGACCCAGCTGCAGCACCGCGGGGTGCTCGGGCTGATCAGCGACGCCGGTGTCCGCGACGTCGCCGAGCTGACCGCGATGGGCTTCCCCGCCTGGTCGCGGGCGGTACACGCGCAGGGGACCGCGAAGGCCGTGCCCGGCTCGGTGAACGTGCCGGTCGTCGTCGCCGGGCAGCGGATCGACCCCGGCGACGCGGTGATCGCCGACGACGACGGTGTGCTCTGCGTCCCCCGCGCCGAGGCCGCCACCGTCGCCGAGGCCGCCGGCACCCGCGCCGCGAACGAGGAGGACAAGCGCCGCCGGTTCGCCGAGGGCCTGCTCGGCCTGGACCACTACGACCTGCGCCCCACCCTGGAACGGCTGGGCGTGCGCTACGTCGACGACCCCGAGGGAGACCGAGCATGA
- a CDS encoding polysaccharide deacetylase family protein, with product MFAEQLAMLRAAGFTSVSAQTLLDARTDPSVPPERPVTITFDDGTGGVWRYADPLLEQYGFRGVAFAITGRVGEHYPYYLTWDELTAMRETGPVGPREPHRSRSRPARRRRRGSPAVPDQPAGHRGRHTGDPGTGPRPHHHRRRHRDRHARTARARTPALFAYPFSASLTPSDDPALAQAGRDILAARYELLFTNDSARR from the coding sequence GTGTTCGCCGAGCAGCTGGCGATGCTGCGCGCCGCAGGCTTCACCTCGGTGTCCGCGCAGACCCTGCTCGACGCGCGCACCGACCCGTCGGTGCCGCCCGAACGGCCCGTCACGATCACCTTCGACGACGGCACCGGCGGCGTGTGGCGCTACGCCGATCCGCTGCTGGAGCAGTACGGCTTCCGCGGTGTCGCGTTCGCGATCACCGGGCGGGTCGGCGAGCACTACCCGTACTACCTGACCTGGGACGAGCTGACCGCCATGCGCGAGACCGGGCCGGTGGGACCTCGCGAGCCACACCGCAGCCGGTCACGACCGGCACGACGTCGGCGGCGGGGATCTCCGGCCGTTCCTGATCAACCGGCTGGTCACCGCGGACGGCACACCGGAGACCCCGGAACAGGCCCGCGCCCGCATCACCATCGACGCCGACACCGCGATCGGCACGCCCGAACAGCACGGGCACGGACGCCCGCGCTGTTCGCCTACCCGTTCAGCGCCTCGCTGACCCCGAGCGACGATCCCGCGCTCGCACAGGCGGGCCGGGACATCCTGGCCGCTCGCTACGAGCTGCTGTTCACCAACGACAGCGCGCGGCGCTAA
- a CDS encoding alpha/beta fold hydrolase, with translation MSTVVLLHGAWHGGWAWQRVVPGLRAAGHEVHTPTLTGLSDRAHLLTPQVGLSTHVQDVVALLEAHDAHDVVLVGHSYAGQVVTGVADRIPDRLTRRVYLDAFVGDDGDAAIDLLPPTVAGHYREAVAGPGFGWLVPVRPLERLGVTEQADLDWLTPRLTPHPWLTYTEPLRLTGKGDDVPAVFIECTDWMRVFREHAGRAAERGWPVHEIATGHEAMVTAPDELTALLIEQAR, from the coding sequence ATGAGCACCGTCGTCCTGCTGCACGGAGCCTGGCACGGCGGATGGGCGTGGCAACGGGTGGTCCCCGGGCTGCGCGCCGCCGGCCACGAGGTGCACACCCCGACGCTGACCGGCCTCAGCGACCGGGCCCACCTGCTCACCCCGCAGGTGGGGCTGTCCACGCACGTCCAGGACGTCGTCGCGCTGCTGGAGGCGCACGACGCCCACGACGTGGTGCTGGTCGGGCACAGCTATGCGGGCCAGGTCGTCACCGGGGTCGCCGACCGCATCCCGGACCGGCTGACCCGCCGGGTGTACCTGGACGCCTTCGTCGGCGACGACGGCGACGCCGCGATCGACCTGCTCCCGCCGACCGTCGCCGGGCACTACCGGGAGGCGGTGGCCGGGCCGGGGTTCGGCTGGCTGGTCCCGGTCCGGCCGCTGGAGCGGCTCGGCGTCACCGAGCAGGCCGACCTGGACTGGCTCACCCCGCGCCTCACCCCGCACCCGTGGCTCACCTACACCGAGCCGCTGCGGCTGACCGGGAAGGGCGACGACGTACCCGCGGTGTTCATCGAGTGCACCGACTGGATGCGGGTCTTCCGCGAGCACGCCGGGCGGGCCGCCGAACGCGGCTGGCCGGTGCACGAGATCGCCACCGGCCACGAGGCGATGGTGACCGCACCCGACGAGCTCACCGCGCTGCTGATCGAGCAGGCCCGCTGA
- a CDS encoding PIG-L deacetylase family protein has protein sequence MTSHDRPSVQVISAHSGDFVWRAGGALALYAERGHDVRIVCLSYGERGESPGLWRTPGMTVDAAKAARRDEAEAAAAALGARITFLDLGDYPLRIDDDGLSRIVAEIRDAAPEVLLTHVANDPYNRDHDAAHEATLLARQVAQAAGHDPSTPPIGAPQVLQFEPHQPEQCGFVPNLLLDITPVFERKRKAMECMGAQSHLVQYYTDLGLRRGVQAVRNGGDRSIVQAEAYQRVFPIVGDVLR, from the coding sequence ATGACGTCGCACGACCGACCTTCCGTACAGGTGATCAGCGCGCATTCCGGGGACTTCGTGTGGCGGGCGGGTGGTGCGCTGGCGCTCTACGCCGAGCGCGGCCACGACGTGCGCATCGTCTGCCTGAGCTACGGCGAGCGCGGCGAGTCGCCGGGCCTGTGGCGAACTCCCGGGATGACCGTCGACGCCGCGAAGGCCGCCCGGCGCGACGAGGCGGAGGCGGCCGCCGCTGCACTCGGCGCGAGGATCACCTTCCTCGATCTCGGCGACTACCCACTGCGGATCGACGACGACGGCTTGTCCCGGATCGTCGCGGAGATCCGGGACGCGGCCCCCGAGGTGCTGCTCACCCACGTCGCGAACGACCCGTACAACCGCGACCACGACGCCGCCCACGAGGCGACCCTGCTGGCCCGCCAGGTCGCCCAGGCCGCCGGGCACGATCCGTCGACGCCGCCGATCGGTGCGCCGCAGGTGCTGCAGTTCGAACCGCACCAGCCCGAACAGTGCGGCTTCGTCCCGAACCTGCTGCTCGACATCACCCCGGTGTTCGAGCGCAAGCGCAAGGCGATGGAGTGCATGGGCGCGCAGTCGCACCTGGTGCAGTACTACACCGATCTCGGGCTGCGCCGCGGCGTGCAGGCCGTCCGCAACGGCGGCGACCGGTCGATCGTGCAGGCCGAGGCCTACCAGCGGGTCTTCCCGATCGTCGGGGACGTGCTGCGGTGA
- a CDS encoding UGSC family (seleno)protein, whose amino-acid sequence MFETMIDPTGAADPVAAAGAALAPRPADLAGLRLGLLLNTKRNAAELLDAVAERFAQQYGTVPAARHIKPHINDPVAPEVLADLVERCDVVLVGVGDCGSCSASAVTDGIALEAAGVPAAVLISEAFRTTADAMAGLRGSPGYEYAIVPHPVASLDAAGVTARAGEVLPGLTRLLHGPAGPGDQRGNGADRSGAGAR is encoded by the coding sequence ATGTTCGAGACCATGATCGACCCGACCGGGGCAGCCGATCCGGTCGCCGCGGCGGGCGCGGCACTCGCTCCGCGCCCGGCGGACCTGGCGGGGCTGCGGCTCGGCCTGCTGCTCAACACCAAACGCAACGCCGCGGAGCTGCTCGACGCGGTCGCCGAGCGGTTCGCGCAGCAGTACGGCACGGTGCCCGCCGCCCGGCACATCAAGCCGCACATCAACGACCCGGTCGCGCCGGAGGTCCTCGCCGATCTCGTCGAACGGTGCGACGTGGTGCTCGTCGGGGTCGGCGACTGCGGATCGTGCAGCGCGTCCGCCGTCACCGACGGCATCGCACTGGAGGCGGCCGGGGTCCCGGCCGCGGTGCTGATCAGCGAGGCCTTCCGGACGACCGCGGATGCGATGGCCGGGCTGCGCGGCAGCCCCGGCTACGAGTACGCGATCGTGCCGCACCCGGTCGCCTCGCTGGACGCCGCCGGGGTGACCGCCCGGGCCGGCGAGGTGCTGCCCGGACTGACCCGGCTGCTGCACGGCCCGGCCGGCCCGGGCGATCAGCGCGGGAACGGTGCGGACCGCAGCGGGGCGGGTGCCCGGTGA
- a CDS encoding ABC transporter ATP-binding protein — protein MNDPALFEAHDLVKHFRSRRGVVQAVNGVSLSIPRGRTVGLVGESGSGKSTVARLALRLLEPTSGTLSFDGADLGAASGAELRRLRRRMQIVFQDPHGSLNPRMTVLQAVGEPLVVHRIARGAALADRVVELLERVGLGARDLNRYAHQFSGGQAQRIGIARALATDPELIVCDEAVSALDVSVQAQVLNLLRSLQAERGLSYLFIAHDLNVVRYMSDEVCVMYLGEIVERGDGDAVLRDPQHPYTRMLVSAVPDLATAGPADEVTPVGEVPSPIDPPPGCRFHTRCPHAEAACRDERPELRRVVADRDVACLLAGPRTSEAVRS, from the coding sequence GTGAACGACCCGGCGCTGTTCGAGGCCCACGACCTGGTCAAGCACTTCCGGAGTCGGCGCGGCGTCGTACAGGCCGTCAACGGCGTATCGCTCAGCATCCCGCGCGGCCGCACGGTCGGCCTGGTCGGGGAGTCCGGATCCGGCAAGTCCACGGTGGCCCGGCTCGCGCTGCGGCTGCTCGAACCGACCTCGGGGACGCTGTCGTTCGACGGTGCCGATCTCGGCGCCGCCTCCGGCGCGGAGCTGCGCCGGCTGCGCCGCCGGATGCAGATCGTCTTCCAGGACCCGCACGGCTCGCTGAACCCGCGGATGACCGTCCTGCAGGCGGTCGGTGAACCACTCGTGGTGCACCGGATCGCCCGCGGGGCCGCGCTCGCCGACCGGGTCGTCGAGCTGCTCGAACGGGTCGGGCTGGGCGCCCGCGACCTGAACCGCTACGCCCACCAGTTCTCCGGTGGCCAGGCGCAGCGGATCGGGATCGCCCGCGCGCTGGCCACCGACCCGGAACTGATCGTGTGCGACGAGGCGGTCTCCGCGCTGGACGTCTCGGTGCAGGCCCAGGTGCTCAACCTGCTCCGCAGCCTGCAGGCCGAGCGCGGGCTGTCGTACCTGTTCATCGCGCACGACCTGAACGTCGTCCGCTACATGTCCGACGAGGTCTGCGTGATGTACCTCGGTGAGATCGTCGAGCGCGGGGACGGCGACGCGGTGCTGCGGGACCCGCAGCACCCCTACACCCGGATGCTGGTCTCCGCAGTGCCGGATCTGGCCACCGCCGGCCCGGCCGACGAGGTGACACCGGTCGGCGAGGTACCCAGCCCGATCGATCCGCCGCCGGGGTGCCGGTTCCACACACGCTGTCCGCACGCCGAGGCCGCCTGCCGCGACGAGCGGCCCGAGCTGCGCAGGGTCGTCGCCGATCGCGACGTCGCCTGCCTGCTGGCCGGGCCGCGCACCTCCGAGGCGGTGCGCTCATGA
- a CDS encoding ABC transporter permease: MSAPATPARLRAVPGAIGRFVRAQPLGGIALIVLTLFVLAGLLAPLVAPYDPLEQFRRDILDGPSARFLLGTDDLGRDVLSRSLHGARTSLLIGVVTTAVSLVLGTTIGVISGYAGRGVDIVLQRVMDAVQAIPGIVLLLFIAVILGPSVRNTIIALTVVITPSFNRIARGETLRVREERYVEAARATGAGTGRILSRHILPNIVAPVFTLASLIFAGVIIAESALSFLGIGAPPPTPSWGLMLSEGVRYVERAPWLIVVPAILLSLAVFSLNLLGDALRDHLDPRLQHATFAESRRWWRPRPPARLAPGLARAAEELDATEPTDRRPD, translated from the coding sequence GTGAGCGCACCGGCCACCCCCGCGCGGCTGCGCGCCGTCCCCGGTGCGATCGGCCGGTTCGTCCGCGCCCAGCCGCTCGGCGGGATCGCGTTGATCGTGCTGACGCTGTTCGTGCTGGCCGGGCTGCTGGCGCCGCTGGTGGCGCCGTACGACCCGCTGGAGCAGTTCCGCCGCGACATCCTCGACGGCCCGTCCGCCCGGTTCCTGCTCGGCACCGACGACCTCGGCCGGGACGTGCTGAGCCGTTCGCTGCACGGGGCACGGACCTCGTTGCTGATCGGGGTGGTGACCACCGCGGTCAGCCTGGTGCTGGGCACCACGATCGGGGTGATCTCGGGCTACGCGGGCCGGGGCGTCGACATCGTCCTGCAGCGGGTGATGGACGCCGTGCAGGCGATCCCCGGCATCGTGCTGCTGCTGTTCATCGCGGTGATCCTCGGGCCGTCGGTGCGCAACACGATCATCGCGCTGACCGTGGTGATCACACCGTCGTTCAACCGGATCGCCCGCGGCGAGACGCTGCGGGTGCGCGAGGAACGCTACGTCGAGGCGGCCCGGGCCACCGGCGCCGGGACCGGCCGGATCCTGTCCCGGCACATCCTGCCGAACATCGTCGCGCCGGTGTTCACGCTGGCCAGCCTGATCTTCGCCGGGGTCATCATCGCCGAGTCGGCGCTGAGCTTCCTCGGCATCGGCGCGCCGCCGCCGACCCCGTCCTGGGGGCTGATGCTCTCCGAGGGCGTCCGGTACGTGGAACGCGCGCCGTGGCTGATCGTCGTCCCGGCGATCCTGCTCTCGCTGGCCGTGTTCAGCCTCAACCTGCTCGGCGACGCGCTGCGCGACCACCTGGACCCGCGCCTGCAGCACGCCACCTTCGCCGAGTCCCGGCGCTGGTGGCGGCCCCGCCCGCCGGCCCGCCTCGCCCCCGGACTGGCCCGGGCCGCCGAGGAACTCGACGCGACCGAACCGACCGACCGACGACCCGACTAG
- a CDS encoding muconolactone Delta-isomerase family protein, with the protein MEFLVRTENLLPVDTPAATRDELKAGERARAVELREAGILKRLWRVPGRNATVGLYEAEDPAALHDALASLPMFPWMDVTVEALATHPQER; encoded by the coding sequence ATGGAGTTCCTGGTCCGCACCGAGAACCTGCTCCCGGTCGACACCCCGGCCGCCACCCGTGACGAGCTGAAGGCGGGCGAGCGCGCCCGCGCCGTCGAGCTGCGCGAGGCCGGGATCCTCAAACGGCTGTGGCGGGTCCCCGGGCGCAACGCCACCGTCGGGCTGTACGAGGCGGAGGATCCGGCGGCGCTGCACGACGCGCTGGCGTCGCTGCCGATGTTCCCCTGGATGGACGTGACCGTCGAAGCGCTGGCCACGCACCCGCAGGAGCGCTGA
- a CDS encoding methylenetetrahydrofolate reductase, with translation MTSLLDPPDRSTGPRRTDRRAVLARVLREATYEVLPFPSAGDKVLAHVPTGTGLSVTTTEAKGLGPTVDLAVRLTGHGYRVAPHIAARLVRDRAHLTDLADRLTEAGISTVFVIGGDAAEPAGAYPDALALLTDLRAIAGDRFDHIGIGGYPEGHGGIADELIEGALTAKAPYATQIVTQLCFDPSATVRWARRIATAGVRLPIRVGVPGAVSRQKLIRVSAGLGLGQSARFLRKQQGMLWRFFTPGGYRPDRVLDGIVPALAAGDTGLAGIHVFTFNDLESTETWRRRLLERLDR, from the coding sequence GTGACGTCGTTGCTCGATCCCCCCGACCGAAGCACCGGGCCCCGGCGCACCGACCGGCGGGCCGTGCTCGCCCGGGTGCTGCGCGAGGCCACCTACGAGGTGCTGCCGTTCCCGAGCGCCGGGGACAAGGTGCTCGCGCACGTACCCACCGGCACCGGGCTGAGCGTGACGACGACCGAGGCGAAGGGCCTCGGACCGACCGTCGATCTCGCCGTCCGGCTGACCGGGCACGGCTACCGGGTCGCCCCGCACATCGCGGCCCGCCTCGTCCGGGACCGGGCGCACCTCACCGATCTCGCCGACCGGCTCACCGAGGCGGGGATCAGCACGGTGTTCGTCATCGGCGGTGACGCCGCCGAGCCCGCGGGCGCCTATCCGGACGCCCTTGCTCTGCTCACCGACCTGCGTGCGATCGCCGGCGACCGGTTCGACCACATCGGGATCGGCGGCTACCCGGAGGGGCACGGCGGCATCGCCGACGAGCTGATCGAGGGTGCGCTCACCGCGAAGGCGCCGTACGCCACGCAGATCGTCACCCAGCTGTGCTTCGACCCGTCCGCCACCGTGCGCTGGGCCCGCCGGATCGCCACCGCCGGGGTGCGGCTGCCGATCCGGGTCGGCGTACCCGGTGCGGTGAGCAGGCAGAAACTGATCCGGGTCTCCGCCGGGCTGGGGCTCGGTCAGTCGGCCCGTTTCCTGCGCAAGCAGCAGGGCATGCTCTGGCGGTTCTTCACCCCCGGCGGGTACCGGCCGGACCGGGTGCTCGACGGCATCGTCCCGGCGCTGGCCGCCGGTGACACCGGACTGGCCGGGATCCACGTGTTCACCTTCAACGACCTCGAGAGCACCGAGACGTGGCGACGTCGGCTGCTCGAGCGCCTGGACCGATGA
- the purU gene encoding formyltetrahydrofolate deformylase, whose product MTASAQGPRAVLLLSCPDAPGIVHAVTGLLADEGCTIVQSHQFGSASTGTFYLRVEFARVDGDRPDLDRLGAGVATLAEPFGMTWSLADTGHRPRTVIMVSRFAHCLNDLLFRNSIGELALDVVAVVSNHPDLERLADGFGVPFRHIPVTRETKPAAEAELLDLVHDQGVELVVLARYMQILSDDACKALQGRAINIHHSMLPSFKGARPYHQAHERGVKFIGATAHYVTADLDEGPIIEQELLRVDHSLSPEQLAARGREAERLALARAVRWHSEHRIAVSGNRTVVFP is encoded by the coding sequence GTGACCGCCTCGGCGCAGGGCCCGCGCGCGGTGCTGCTGCTCAGCTGCCCGGACGCGCCCGGCATCGTGCACGCCGTGACCGGCCTGCTCGCCGACGAGGGCTGCACCATCGTGCAGAGCCACCAGTTCGGCAGCGCCAGCACCGGCACCTTCTACCTGCGGGTCGAGTTCGCCCGGGTGGACGGCGACCGTCCCGACCTGGACCGGCTCGGTGCCGGTGTCGCGACGCTCGCCGAGCCGTTCGGGATGACCTGGAGCCTCGCCGACACCGGGCACCGCCCGCGCACCGTGATCATGGTCAGCCGGTTCGCGCACTGCCTCAACGATCTGCTGTTCCGGAACTCGATCGGCGAGCTGGCGCTCGACGTCGTCGCGGTGGTGTCGAACCATCCCGATCTCGAACGCCTCGCCGACGGGTTCGGGGTGCCGTTCCGGCACATCCCGGTCACCCGGGAGACGAAACCGGCCGCCGAGGCGGAGCTGCTCGACCTGGTCCACGACCAGGGTGTCGAGCTGGTGGTGCTGGCCCGCTACATGCAGATCCTGTCCGACGACGCGTGCAAGGCCCTGCAGGGCCGGGCGATCAACATCCACCACTCGATGCTGCCCAGCTTCAAGGGCGCCCGGCCCTACCACCAGGCGCACGAGCGCGGGGTGAAGTTCATCGGGGCGACCGCGCACTACGTGACCGCGGACCTCGACGAGGGCCCGATCATCGAGCAGGAGCTGCTGCGCGTCGACCACTCGCTGAGCCCTGAGCAGCTCGCCGCCCGCGGCCGGGAGGCCGAGCGGCTCGCGCTGGCCCGGGCGGTGCGCTGGCACAGTGAGCACCGGATCGCGGTGTCGGGCAACCGCACCGTCGTCTTCCCCTGA
- a CDS encoding ABC transporter permease, with the protein MIRYVLRRLAYGGVVMALVTTLVFVLMRLVPGDAVTMQLADSGASPEQIAALRAEFGLDVPVWTQLATWLAGAVQGDLGTSFYGGGAPVTQLFLERVPVTVSLGLLAMLFATVAGIALGVLAAVTRGSAIDGAVRSFAVAFLSVPNFVVALLALTACAVWLNWSPPLAYRPLTEDPMNWIQQMAIPVIALGTAGMAGTARMARSSLLESLGSDYVRTVRAKGARERTVVGKHAARNSTIAVLTLLGLELATVLGGTVILEQMFGIPGTGQLIYSSVLERDYPVVVACTIFYAALFVVTIIVIDLLYALVDPRIRTGRALS; encoded by the coding sequence ATGATCCGCTACGTGCTGCGCAGGCTCGCCTACGGCGGTGTGGTGATGGCGCTGGTGACCACATTGGTGTTCGTGCTGATGCGGCTGGTCCCCGGCGACGCCGTGACCATGCAGCTGGCCGACTCCGGTGCGAGCCCGGAGCAGATCGCCGCGCTGCGCGCCGAGTTCGGCCTCGACGTGCCGGTCTGGACGCAGCTGGCGACCTGGCTGGCCGGCGCCGTGCAGGGTGATCTCGGGACGTCGTTCTACGGCGGCGGCGCACCGGTGACCCAGCTGTTCCTGGAACGGGTGCCGGTCACCGTCTCGCTCGGCCTGCTGGCGATGCTGTTCGCGACCGTCGCCGGGATCGCGCTCGGCGTGCTGGCCGCCGTCACCCGCGGCTCCGCGATCGACGGCGCCGTGCGGAGCTTCGCGGTCGCGTTCCTGTCGGTGCCGAACTTCGTCGTCGCACTGCTGGCGCTGACCGCGTGCGCGGTCTGGCTCAACTGGTCGCCGCCGCTGGCCTACCGGCCGCTGACCGAGGATCCGATGAACTGGATCCAGCAGATGGCGATCCCGGTGATCGCGCTGGGCACCGCCGGGATGGCGGGAACCGCGCGGATGGCGCGCTCGTCGTTGCTGGAGTCGCTGGGGTCGGACTACGTGCGCACGGTCCGAGCGAAGGGCGCCCGGGAGCGCACCGTGGTCGGCAAGCACGCCGCCCGGAACTCCACGATCGCGGTGCTCACGCTGCTCGGGCTGGAGCTGGCCACGGTGCTCGGTGGCACCGTGATCCTGGAGCAGATGTTCGGGATCCCGGGGACCGGGCAGCTCATCTACTCCTCGGTGCTGGAGCGCGACTATCCGGTCGTCGTCGCCTGCACGATCTTCTACGCGGCACTGTTCGTGGTGACGATCATCGTGATCGACCTGCTCTACGCACTGGTCGATCCGCGGATCCGGACCGGAAGGGCACTCTCGTGA